From the genome of Armatimonadota bacterium, one region includes:
- the scpB gene encoding SMC-Scp complex subunit ScpB, with product MVSPDGIGELARSVESLLFVADRPVPLDRLAAVLDVPADRAREAVDHLESRLADGGLQVQEVAGGYQLCTRPEHADLVRRFLQYEHGESLSKGALETLAIIAYRQPATRGDIEQIRGSSSDWHIERLLERHLIRVVGRRETVGRPMLFGTTERFLRYFGLRGLSDLPPAGERGVQAMLDPVG from the coding sequence ATGGTATCCCCTGATGGTATCGGGGAACTGGCGCGCTCGGTTGAGAGCCTGCTGTTTGTCGCCGACCGGCCGGTACCACTCGATCGCCTGGCAGCCGTGCTGGATGTCCCAGCGGACCGCGCACGGGAGGCAGTAGATCACCTAGAGTCGCGCCTGGCAGACGGCGGCCTTCAGGTGCAGGAGGTCGCCGGCGGCTATCAGCTCTGCACCAGGCCGGAGCACGCCGATCTGGTGCGCCGGTTTCTCCAGTACGAGCACGGCGAATCCCTGTCCAAGGGAGCCCTCGAGACCCTTGCGATAATCGCGTACCGGCAGCCGGCGACCAGGGGCGACATCGAGCAGATCCGCGGAAGCAGCAGCGATTGGCACATCGAGCGCCTGCTCGAGCGCCATCTGATCCGCGTGGTGGGTCGTCGCGAGACGGTGGGACGCCCCATGCTGTTCGGGACCACGGAACGGTTCCTCCGGTACTTCGGCCTCCGCGGGCTTTCTGATCTGCCGCCCGCGGGCGAGCGCGGCGTGCAGGCCATGCTAGATCCGGTGGGGTGA
- a CDS encoding prepilin-type N-terminal cleavage/methylation domain-containing protein, giving the protein MACQSGFSLVEGLVVAALLAILVVVAVPRLMVPETLHARSSARQLAADLRLAQRLAIARRANVMLEFSPSAPPYTGYIVRQEGGGAEPDFPKNLPQEVSVTGPLQFVFSSNGSAAASGTVTLTASGATATVQVTAATGHVKVTGP; this is encoded by the coding sequence ATGGCCTGCCAAAGCGGGTTCAGCCTTGTGGAGGGTCTCGTGGTCGCGGCGCTGCTGGCGATCCTGGTGGTCGTCGCGGTGCCGCGGCTGATGGTCCCCGAGACCCTCCACGCGCGCTCATCCGCCCGTCAACTGGCCGCCGATCTGCGGCTGGCGCAGCGGCTAGCGATCGCCCGGCGCGCGAACGTCATGCTGGAGTTCAGTCCGTCTGCACCGCCATACACCGGCTACATCGTGAGGCAGGAAGGCGGTGGCGCCGAGCCCGACTTCCCAAAGAACCTGCCACAGGAGGTCTCCGTGACCGGCCCACTGCAGTTCGTCTTCTCCTCCAATGGCAGCGCGGCGGCCAGCGGCACGGTGACGCTGACGGCCAGTGGTGCCACGGCGACGGTCCAGGTTACAGCGGCCACCGGGCACGTGAAGGTGACCGGACCGTGA
- a CDS encoding (d)CMP kinase — MSRRRPAVAIDGPTASGKSTVARAVADRLGFKHIDTGAMYRSVALASMRRRVDLRDAAALAALAASLAIEFRPARGGDRIVVDGEDVTEAIRAPEVSTAASIVSAVPGVRAALVARQQALGAAGGIVMEGRDIGTVVFPNAEVKVFLEASLEARTRRRHDELRARGVDVDQDEVRRQEAERDERDETRSLSPLRPAGDAVVLDTTLLTTEQVVATIVQLVRERTDVV; from the coding sequence GTGAGCCGACGGCGCCCGGCGGTGGCTATAGACGGTCCTACCGCGTCCGGCAAGTCCACCGTGGCGCGGGCCGTGGCCGACAGGCTTGGGTTCAAGCACATAGACACCGGTGCCATGTATCGGTCGGTGGCGCTGGCCTCCATGAGGCGACGCGTTGACCTGCGCGACGCAGCCGCGCTTGCAGCCCTGGCCGCCTCGCTGGCCATCGAGTTCCGACCAGCACGCGGTGGGGATAGAATCGTGGTGGACGGCGAGGACGTGACCGAGGCGATCCGCGCCCCGGAGGTCAGTACCGCGGCTTCGATCGTCAGCGCTGTGCCCGGAGTGCGCGCGGCGCTGGTGGCGCGGCAGCAGGCCCTCGGGGCCGCCGGGGGAATCGTGATGGAGGGCCGGGACATAGGCACGGTCGTCTTCCCCAACGCCGAGGTCAAGGTGTTCCTCGAGGCCAGTCTTGAGGCGAGGACCCGGCGGCGGCACGACGAACTGAGGGCAAGGGGGGTGGACGTGGATCAGGACGAGGTCCGCCGCCAGGAGGCCGAGCGGGACGAGCGCGATGAGACGCGGTCTCTCTCACCGCTGCGGCCGGCAGGTGACGCTGTTGTTCTCGACACCACCCTCTTGACTACTGAACAGGTGGTCGCAACGATCGTACAGCTCGTCAGGGAGCGCACGGATGTGGTATGA
- a CDS encoding ABC transporter ATP-binding protein, giving the protein MDGSLSAADGCRVEIAGLVCRLAGITALGGVSLEIPSGAFFGIVGPNGAGKTTLLRAIAGAVGPEAGGVLVEGLAPHETPVEVLARQISVLPQHPVVPAGVTVREAVAWARNPHLGRLARPGPADLQAVDGALEQTGAVELADRPIEALSGGERQRVLIARALAQQPRLLLLDEPTVHLDLGRQLEIMELLRTLAGRGLTAVAAIHDLNLAASFCDRMALLSQGRLLASGRPADVVAPDLIREAYGAGVTVRIDARTGRPYLTVAPGPAAQGTGPRVHVICGGGTGVEILNRCAEAGCRLSVGVVHVMDADDETARAVGAQVIEEAPFSPISSAAADEAIRAALTCRAVIIAPTPIGPGNLRNLEVAEAALTAGVPVVMVEGQEARDFTGGAAADAAARLAAAGALVVPDTAAALEALSRLLARGGARS; this is encoded by the coding sequence ATGGACGGTAGTTTGTCTGCCGCAGATGGGTGTCGGGTCGAGATCGCCGGACTGGTGTGCCGGCTGGCCGGCATCACGGCGCTGGGTGGTGTCTCCCTTGAGATACCGTCCGGGGCGTTCTTCGGCATCGTCGGACCCAACGGCGCGGGCAAGACCACCCTGCTGCGTGCGATAGCCGGCGCAGTGGGTCCGGAGGCGGGTGGGGTGCTGGTGGAAGGACTCGCCCCGCACGAGACGCCGGTAGAAGTCCTGGCCAGACAGATCTCTGTCCTGCCACAGCATCCGGTCGTGCCAGCAGGTGTCACGGTGCGAGAGGCCGTGGCGTGGGCGAGGAACCCCCACCTGGGCCGGCTGGCGCGCCCTGGTCCGGCCGATCTCCAGGCCGTGGACGGGGCCCTGGAGCAGACCGGTGCTGTGGAACTGGCCGACCGCCCAATAGAGGCCCTAAGCGGCGGAGAGCGACAGCGTGTGCTGATTGCCCGGGCCCTAGCCCAGCAGCCGCGCCTCCTGCTCCTGGACGAGCCCACGGTGCACCTGGACCTGGGACGGCAGCTTGAGATCATGGAGCTCCTGAGAACCCTGGCCGGCCGCGGCCTCACCGCCGTGGCAGCGATCCACGACTTGAACCTGGCGGCCAGTTTCTGTGATCGCATGGCGCTGCTGAGCCAGGGCCGCCTCCTTGCCAGCGGCCGCCCGGCCGATGTCGTCGCCCCAGACCTCATCCGTGAGGCGTATGGTGCTGGCGTGACCGTTCGGATCGACGCCAGGACCGGGCGCCCGTACCTGACGGTGGCTCCTGGACCGGCGGCTCAAGGGACCGGGCCACGGGTTCACGTGATCTGCGGCGGCGGGACCGGCGTTGAGATCCTGAACCGCTGCGCCGAGGCGGGCTGTCGCCTGAGCGTGGGAGTTGTGCACGTGATGGACGCCGACGACGAAACAGCACGGGCCGTGGGAGCCCAGGTGATCGAGGAGGCACCGTTCTCGCCGATCAGCAGTGCCGCTGCCGACGAGGCCATCCGGGCCGCCCTGACCTGCCGCGCCGTGATTATCGCGCCCACCCCCATCGGTCCGGGTAACTTGCGGAATCTGGAAGTTGCGGAAGCTGCGCTGACTGCCGGGGTTCCGGTTGTCATGGTGGAGGGGCAGGAGGCGCGGGATTTCACCGGCGGCGCAGCCGCGGATGCTGCAGCGCGCCTGGCCGCGGCAGGCGCGCTGGTGGTCCCGGATACGGCGGCGGCGCTCGAGGCGCTCAGCCGGCTGCTGGCCCGCGGGGGGGCCCGGTCGTGA
- a CDS encoding IS200/IS605 family element transposase accessory protein TnpB, producing MNRTVRVLLQTTPEQAAALAETARLFSAVFNEVCAYGWAHNEKNGVRLHHATYYPLKERYPALVSDLHCQARVKATEALRSVFVLRRQGRKVSAPRSSQCPPRFNKHTFKVDWPNRTVRLSTTQGRMSLPFQLLAYAEKCAGATVLTSDLLQRDGNWWLHIVVDLPAPEVTPNAEVVGVDLGIAQPAVTSNNRFLGKKGWRAVETRNFNLRRALQAKGTKSAKRHLRKMRRRQERFRRDCDHVLSKQIVEACPHGGTIILENLKDIRRRTKVRHGKQARRLHSWSFAQLKSFVRYKAEGRGITVVGVDPRHTSQMCSSCGHIARDNRRSRAWFQCRACGFLLHADLNGARNIAAKYHAAVGIPGGGGQPVNLPIVGSSASHGSLTSCRL from the coding sequence ATGAACCGCACCGTTCGCGTACTTCTTCAGACCACTCCTGAACAGGCCGCAGCCCTCGCAGAGACCGCACGCCTCTTCAGCGCCGTCTTCAACGAGGTCTGCGCCTACGGCTGGGCGCATAACGAGAAAAACGGTGTCCGCCTTCACCACGCCACCTACTACCCGCTGAAGGAACGCTACCCTGCACTCGTCTCTGACCTGCATTGCCAGGCCCGCGTCAAAGCGACGGAAGCCCTGAGGAGTGTATTCGTTTTGCGGCGTCAGGGGCGCAAGGTATCTGCCCCGAGGTCGTCTCAGTGTCCGCCCCGCTTCAACAAGCACACCTTCAAGGTGGATTGGCCTAACCGGACGGTTCGGCTTTCGACCACACAGGGCCGCATGAGCCTCCCCTTCCAGCTTCTCGCCTATGCTGAAAAGTGCGCTGGCGCGACTGTCCTGACCAGCGACCTTCTCCAGCGCGACGGCAACTGGTGGCTCCACATCGTCGTTGACCTGCCTGCGCCTGAGGTTACTCCCAATGCGGAGGTCGTCGGCGTAGACCTTGGCATTGCCCAACCCGCCGTCACCTCCAACAACCGCTTCCTCGGGAAGAAGGGTTGGCGGGCGGTGGAGACCCGCAACTTCAACCTCCGCCGTGCCCTCCAGGCCAAGGGCACAAAGTCCGCCAAGCGACACCTGCGGAAGATGCGCCGCCGACAGGAGCGGTTCCGTCGAGACTGCGATCACGTGCTCTCGAAGCAGATCGTCGAGGCCTGCCCTCATGGGGGAACGATTATCTTGGAGAATCTCAAGGACATCCGCCGTCGAACCAAGGTCCGCCACGGCAAGCAGGCCCGTCGTCTGCATAGCTGGTCGTTCGCTCAACTCAAGTCGTTCGTCCGGTACAAGGCCGAAGGAAGAGGCATAACGGTGGTCGGGGTAGACCCTCGGCATACCTCCCAAATGTGCTCCTCCTGCGGGCATATTGCTCGCGACAACCGCCGTTCCCGCGCCTGGTTCCAATGTCGTGCGTGCGGTTTCTTGCTCCACGCCGACTTGAATGGGGCGCGCAACATCGCGGCCAAGTACCATGCCGCCGTCGGTATACCCGGCGGTGGTGGGCAGCCCGTCAACCTGCCTATCGTGGGGAGCAGTGCTTCGCATGGCTCACTCACAAGCTGCCGGCTTTAG
- a CDS encoding 1-acyl-sn-glycerol-3-phosphate acyltransferase, translated as MWYDFWKLLFTVYFSLQFRLRVEGRENEPAEGPVLAVCNHVSAADPPIAGVALRRRARFMAKHELLQMPVLGWLLRTVGTFPVRRGQADRRSIRTALEALSHGELVLMFPEGTRSADGRLMQAEPGAALLALRAGAPVLPMAVIGTQHAMPKGTRLPRRHSVVVRLGPPIAVPRHDGRITRTDLEAWGRRFMDGIAALLPSDQRPSSGTGG; from the coding sequence ATGTGGTATGACTTCTGGAAACTGCTCTTCACGGTCTACTTCTCCCTGCAGTTCCGGCTGCGCGTGGAGGGCCGCGAGAACGAACCGGCAGAGGGCCCGGTCCTGGCCGTATGCAACCACGTCAGCGCCGCGGACCCTCCGATCGCCGGGGTTGCGCTTCGGCGCAGGGCCCGCTTCATGGCCAAGCACGAGCTGCTTCAGATGCCCGTTCTCGGCTGGCTGCTGCGCACGGTGGGCACTTTCCCTGTGAGGAGGGGCCAGGCGGACCGGCGCTCGATCCGCACCGCGCTCGAGGCTCTTTCCCATGGCGAACTCGTCCTGATGTTCCCCGAAGGCACGCGCAGCGCCGACGGCCGGTTGATGCAGGCCGAGCCCGGCGCCGCGCTGCTGGCCCTGCGCGCCGGCGCGCCGGTGCTTCCCATGGCAGTAATCGGTACGCAGCACGCCATGCCCAAGGGCACGCGGCTGCCCCGCCGGCACTCGGTTGTCGTCCGGCTGGGCCCGCCCATTGCCGTCCCGCGGCACGACGGCCGCATCACGCGGACAGACCTGGAGGCATGGGGAAGGCGCTTCATGGACGGAATCGCCGCGCTCCTGCCGTCCGACCAGAGGCCGTCGTCAGGGACAGGTGGGTGA
- a CDS encoding D-alanyl-D-alanine carboxypeptidase: protein MSAVLRHALLAGLLLALCAVMTAGAAPADAAAASPAAPDGPTAAIVMDATTGRILHALAAHRRWPPASTTKILTAIMAIERLPAGTVVTVSTRAAAQHQGAFVGLVAGERWQARDLLLAMMLRSANDAAVAVAEAVFGTSERFVEEMNTKARQLGARESRFVSPHGFEAAGHYSTALDLALIARHALRNADFAALARTETSELVRPGRPPQRLVNTNRLLGRYPGADGVKTGWTAASGPSLVASATRDGRQMLVVVLNSRDVFGDAERLLDLGFRSVPAGALSGGQRPSGH, encoded by the coding sequence GTGAGCGCCGTGCTCCGGCACGCCCTGTTGGCAGGCCTGCTGCTGGCGCTGTGCGCAGTGATGACGGCAGGAGCGGCTCCGGCGGATGCCGCGGCGGCCAGTCCTGCCGCACCCGATGGGCCCACCGCCGCGATCGTCATGGACGCTACAACCGGCCGCATCCTGCACGCTCTTGCGGCGCACCGCCGGTGGCCTCCGGCGTCCACCACGAAGATCCTGACCGCGATCATGGCCATCGAGCGACTACCTGCCGGCACGGTCGTCACCGTGAGCACACGCGCTGCCGCCCAGCATCAGGGTGCGTTCGTAGGGCTTGTGGCCGGAGAGAGATGGCAGGCCAGAGATCTGCTGCTTGCGATGATGCTCCGCTCGGCCAACGATGCGGCGGTGGCCGTGGCCGAGGCGGTCTTCGGTACCAGTGAACGCTTCGTCGAGGAGATGAACACCAAGGCACGGCAGTTGGGCGCCCGCGAGAGCCGGTTTGTCAGCCCGCACGGGTTCGAGGCCGCGGGGCACTACAGCACCGCCCTCGACCTCGCCCTGATCGCACGCCATGCCCTTCGCAACGCGGATTTCGCAGCCCTGGCGCGTACCGAAACCTCGGAACTGGTACGGCCTGGCCGACCGCCCCAGCGCCTCGTCAACACCAACCGGCTCCTCGGGCGCTATCCTGGAGCCGATGGGGTGAAGACCGGGTGGACCGCGGCGTCAGGGCCTTCGCTGGTTGCCTCGGCAACGCGGGACGGCCGCCAGATGCTCGTGGTCGTGCTCAACAGTCGCGACGTCTTCGGTGATGCGGAACGGTTGCTGGATCTTGGATTCCGCTCCGTCCCGGCGGGCGCGCTGTCGGGGGGCCAAAGGCCTTCGGGGCACTGA
- a CDS encoding cobalamin-binding protein, translated as MRVASERVTALRSAVAVLLALLMAASVGAFAAAAVGATGAGGTYPMTLTDASGVHLTIGARPVRIVSMAPSVTEVLFALGLDREVIGISDSDDYPPERVRSRPRVGGVVVSLERVMALKPDLVVGMPSLQHDQLVRLRALRLPVLAVDAASVEGTVDLVRLLGRVTGRTREAEGLALFLRRRAAAVRPAVRRTVYIEVWHEPVLAAGGRTLVDDLVTRAGGANIFGDRRGYVPVPIEDVLNRNPQVILLLYPGRDRLRGRPGWAALDAVRAGRVYDLPTSLVARPGPRVVEGLDLVARLLGNGR; from the coding sequence ATGAGGGTGGCATCGGAGCGGGTCACGGCGCTTCGATCCGCGGTTGCTGTCCTGCTTGCTCTGCTGATGGCGGCCTCTGTCGGCGCATTCGCAGCCGCGGCCGTCGGAGCCACAGGTGCCGGCGGGACCTATCCGATGACTTTGACGGATGCCTCCGGGGTACACCTCACCATAGGGGCCAGGCCGGTCCGGATAGTCTCAATGGCTCCGAGCGTGACAGAGGTCCTGTTCGCCCTGGGCCTAGACCGAGAGGTCATCGGGATCAGCGACTCCGACGACTACCCGCCTGAGCGGGTTCGCAGCAGGCCGCGCGTGGGCGGCGTTGTGGTCAGCCTGGAGCGCGTGATGGCCCTCAAGCCGGATCTGGTTGTCGGAATGCCAAGCCTGCAACATGACCAGCTTGTTCGTCTGCGGGCGCTCCGCCTGCCCGTCCTGGCGGTGGACGCCGCCTCGGTTGAGGGGACGGTTGATCTGGTTCGACTACTGGGCCGGGTGACGGGCCGCACCAGGGAGGCCGAGGGCCTGGCCCTGTTCCTCCGGCGCCGGGCAGCGGCCGTTCGCCCAGCCGTCCGGCGCACTGTCTACATCGAGGTGTGGCATGAACCAGTGCTGGCCGCGGGCGGCCGAACGCTGGTGGACGATCTGGTCACCCGCGCCGGCGGCGCCAACATCTTCGGCGACCGCCGCGGATACGTTCCTGTCCCGATCGAGGACGTCCTGAACAGGAACCCGCAGGTGATCCTGCTGCTCTACCCGGGGAGAGACCGACTGCGGGGGAGACCCGGCTGGGCCGCCCTGGACGCGGTGAGGGCAGGGCGGGTGTACGATCTGCCGACCTCGCTGGTAGCGCGGCCCGGTCCCCGCGTGGTGGAAGGTCTGGATCTAGTTGCCAGGCTGCTGGGCAATGGACGGTAG
- a CDS encoding segregation/condensation protein A codes for MTTEPSGPFTRNPASAYTVSIPGYEGPLDLLVTLAHQGKIDLNDIPLAEMADEFLRRAKASLDLNQAVETLWLLAALVEMKAKLLLPKPPPPEPVQVPEDSDLPERLEEQLAEYRAFKEAAEALRVLESLQQQVFVRPWQGDPADVLLEGVTVEDLFRAFEEVLARAREERAAEVVDEPVRVADRMSAILGALDNAPQGLEFSALFPRRATAVVVVVTFLALLELIKDQKVRVQQASPLAPIMVQRA; via the coding sequence ATGACAACCGAACCATCCGGCCCGTTCACCCGCAACCCCGCATCTGCCTACACGGTGAGCATACCCGGCTACGAGGGCCCGCTTGACCTGCTGGTAACGCTCGCCCACCAGGGGAAGATAGATCTCAACGACATCCCGCTGGCCGAGATGGCAGACGAGTTCCTGCGGCGCGCCAAGGCCTCCCTGGACCTCAATCAGGCCGTCGAGACGCTCTGGCTGCTTGCCGCGCTTGTTGAGATGAAGGCCAAGTTGCTCCTGCCCAAACCCCCTCCGCCTGAGCCCGTCCAGGTTCCTGAGGACAGCGACCTACCCGAACGCCTGGAGGAGCAACTCGCCGAGTACCGGGCTTTCAAGGAAGCCGCCGAGGCGCTCCGGGTGCTGGAGAGTCTCCAGCAGCAGGTCTTCGTACGGCCGTGGCAGGGGGATCCGGCAGACGTCCTGCTGGAGGGAGTGACGGTTGAGGATCTCTTCCGGGCCTTCGAAGAGGTGCTTGCGCGTGCCCGGGAGGAGCGCGCCGCCGAGGTCGTGGATGAGCCGGTTCGGGTTGCCGATCGCATGTCGGCCATCCTGGGCGCGCTGGACAACGCGCCGCAGGGCCTGGAGTTCTCTGCGCTGTTTCCGCGACGGGCAACCGCCGTCGTCGTGGTGGTGACGTTCCTGGCCTTGCTGGAACTGATCAAGGACCAGAAGGTCCGAGTGCAGCAGGCCTCCCCGCTGGCGCCAATCATGGTGCAGAGGGCCTAG
- a CDS encoding site-2 protease family protein, whose protein sequence is MLRGDPLDLLLRVIAILAAVTVHEFAHAWTADRLGDPTPRTRGRLSLNPVVHLDPIGALLLLIAGFGWAKPVEVNPRYFPDPRKGMLVVAAAGPLANVATAFLLGLVYQLGLAEPGSWLGGLLLTVIFISAVLAIFNLLPIPPLDGSKVLSGLLPPVQARAYDRLAQFGPLLLLALILLPGRLIGLLLDQPVRWLVTLAIGAGGL, encoded by the coding sequence ATGCTGCGGGGCGACCCTCTGGACCTGCTGCTGCGCGTGATCGCGATTCTCGCTGCCGTCACGGTGCACGAGTTCGCGCACGCCTGGACCGCCGATCGGCTGGGCGATCCCACACCACGCACCCGCGGCCGCCTCTCGCTCAACCCGGTTGTGCACCTGGACCCGATCGGGGCCCTGCTGCTCCTGATCGCGGGGTTTGGGTGGGCCAAGCCCGTCGAGGTCAACCCCAGGTACTTCCCGGACCCGCGCAAGGGGATGCTGGTGGTGGCAGCGGCCGGCCCGCTCGCGAACGTCGCAACGGCATTCCTGCTCGGGCTGGTCTACCAGCTCGGCCTGGCCGAGCCCGGCTCCTGGTTGGGGGGCCTGCTGCTGACCGTGATCTTCATCAGCGCGGTGCTGGCCATCTTCAACCTGCTGCCCATACCCCCGCTGGATGGATCGAAGGTCCTCTCCGGTCTGCTGCCCCCGGTCCAGGCCCGCGCCTATGACCGGCTGGCCCAGTTCGGCCCGTTGCTGTTGCTGGCCCTGATCCTGCTGCCCGGCCGCCTCATTGGTCTTCTTCTGGATCAACCCGTGCGGTGGCTGGTCACACTGGCGATTGGCGCAGGCGGCCTTTGA
- a CDS encoding prepilin-type N-terminal cleavage/methylation domain-containing protein: MKRGQAGFTLVELLAAALILGVAIIPLLQVMPGVLAPAQVTETDLRLSAAATRKTEEILGRLRADISSVTSGAEACADLPQCRLQWTITTELSSAAPGVGSLRTIATIACRDANANSACDVDEAQVRYDTKVTSRP; this comes from the coding sequence GTGAAGCGCGGGCAGGCCGGCTTCACGCTCGTCGAGCTGCTGGCGGCGGCCCTGATCCTGGGCGTCGCCATCATCCCACTGCTTCAGGTCATGCCAGGCGTGCTTGCTCCTGCCCAGGTCACCGAGACGGATCTGCGGCTGTCCGCGGCGGCCACGCGCAAGACCGAGGAGATCCTTGGACGCCTGCGCGCGGACATCAGCAGCGTGACATCGGGCGCCGAGGCATGCGCCGACCTTCCACAATGCCGGCTGCAGTGGACGATTACAACAGAGCTCTCGAGTGCCGCCCCAGGTGTGGGATCGCTCAGAACGATTGCCACGATAGCGTGCCGGGACGCGAACGCCAACAGCGCCTGCGATGTGGACGAAGCGCAGGTGCGATACGACACCAAGGTAACCTCGCGCCCATAG
- a CDS encoding methyltransferase domain-containing protein, protein MKVDRKKWEARYAAGERVHDGPPSGLLRRWLPLLPRGRALDVATGLGRNALLLASAGYDVCAVDISPTALAVAARRAARRHLRVRWVEADLDTHLFPKARYHVVVNTFFLKRKLLRAMQEAVRPGGVMILETHLEWPEPDPGPRGPAHRLRKGELRRRFRDWEVLYLQEGLFREGGRTRALGRIVARKPRGSRR, encoded by the coding sequence ATGAAGGTTGATCGCAAGAAATGGGAAGCCAGGTACGCAGCAGGCGAGCGCGTGCACGACGGGCCGCCGTCAGGCCTATTGAGGAGGTGGCTACCGCTCCTGCCTCGGGGCCGCGCGTTGGACGTGGCCACCGGCCTGGGGCGCAATGCCCTGCTGCTGGCATCGGCCGGCTACGATGTGTGCGCCGTTGACATCTCGCCCACTGCGCTGGCAGTAGCGGCCCGCCGGGCTGCACGGAGGCACCTGCGCGTGCGGTGGGTCGAGGCGGATCTCGACACCCACCTGTTCCCGAAGGCGCGGTACCATGTGGTCGTGAACACGTTCTTCCTGAAGAGGAAGCTGCTTAGGGCGATGCAGGAGGCGGTGCGGCCCGGTGGGGTGATGATCCTGGAGACACACCTGGAATGGCCCGAGCCGGACCCTGGTCCCCGCGGGCCCGCACACCGGCTCAGAAAAGGCGAACTGCGGCGTCGGTTCCGGGACTGGGAGGTGCTCTATCTTCAGGAGGGTCTTTTCCGGGAGGGCGGACGCACCCGCGCGCTTGGTAGGATTGTGGCCAGAAAGCCAAGGGGATCCCGGCGATGA
- a CDS encoding prepilin-type N-terminal cleavage/methylation domain-containing protein: protein MKGKRSGESGFTFVEVLAVILILGVLIAVALPNYFGAEADARRSVDMANVRAINSALALYQYRNSGACPTAGANFLAFLDNTAYFPDGRPVDPRTGTATPYSTTYSDTLCRVQMSAGGVNHDTGAGH from the coding sequence ATGAAAGGGAAGCGCTCGGGTGAGAGCGGTTTCACCTTCGTGGAAGTACTGGCGGTGATCCTGATCCTCGGGGTCCTGATCGCCGTCGCGCTGCCCAACTACTTCGGCGCCGAGGCCGACGCGCGGCGCTCGGTGGACATGGCCAACGTCCGGGCGATCAACTCCGCCCTGGCCCTCTACCAATACCGGAACAGCGGGGCGTGCCCGACCGCGGGCGCGAACTTTCTGGCCTTCCTGGACAACACCGCGTACTTCCCGGACGGCCGGCCTGTTGATCCCAGAACCGGTACCGCTACGCCCTACTCGACCACCTACAGCGACACCCTGTGCAGGGTTCAGATGAGCGCCGGAGGGGTGAACCACGATACCGGGGCAGGCCACTGA